A portion of the Melanotaenia boesemani isolate fMelBoe1 chromosome 2, fMelBoe1.pri, whole genome shotgun sequence genome contains these proteins:
- the LOC121654254 gene encoding uncharacterized protein LOC121654254: protein MVFITVVRLFCLKSALRDQIYLMSLFLTLILFFFVMAPPSETLLVAALLDAILLPSDVAVVKCQAHTKDTSSVARGNALADQAAKQAALSASPHILTSSPLTEEDHSPPCSLQDIQSFSTPEERSVWKANSCTPDSAGYNTARPLACPPAGHTPPNQPFDHLMMDFIELTPAEGKKYCLVMVDMWSKWVEAFPAKHATSSVVAKALVTEIIPRWGIPVKVSSDNGSHFVNAALKEVSGLLGFQLKTHCSYHPQSGGAIERENATLKGKLAKCCEETGLSWPKALPLILMHMRMRKRTRTNLSPFEILFGRPPYTGLDPPGLSVSTTYCESNMLAYCQNLSKVLSQVQSVVKEALPRPASDLLHSLVPGDWILVRETRRKHWRSKRWLGPFQVLLVTHTAVKVAERSTWIHASHCRRFQGTPTPAPADLSTTGQNNP from the exons ATGGTGTTCATCACTGTTGTGAGACTGTTCTGTCTGAAATCTGCACTCCGAGACCAGATTTATCTGATGAGCCTCTTCTTAACtctgatcttgttcttttttgtgaTGGCTCCTCCTTCAGAGACCCTTCTG GTTGCGGCTCTCCTTGACGCTATTCTTCTTCCTTCAGATGTCGCTGTAGTGAAGTGTCAAGCTCACACTAAAGACACTTCCTCTGTTGCCCGTGGCAACGCCTTGGCCGACCAGGCTGCTAAGCAGGCAGCTCTGTCAGCCTCTCCGCACATTCTCACCTCTTCTCCTCTCACAGAAGAGGATCACTCTCCTCCCTGTTCTCTGCAGGACATCCAGTCTTTTTCTACTCCAGAGGAACGCTCTGTCTGGAAGGCTAACTCCTGCACCCCTGATTCTGCAG GCTATAACACCGCCCGCCCTCTTGCCTGCCCTCCAGCTGGTCATACACCACCTAATCAGCCTTTTGATCATTTGATGATGGATTTCATTGAGTTAACACCTGCAGAAGGTAAGAAATATTGTCTAGTTATGGTAGACATGTGGTCAAAATGGGTTGAAGCCTTTCCAGCAAAGCATGCCACAAGTTCAGTCGTGGCTAAGGCTCTGGTGACCGAAATCATTCCAAGATGGGGAATTCCAGTTAAGGTTTCATCTGACAATGGTTCACACTTTGTCAATGCAGCCCTGAAAGAGGTAAGTGGACTGTTGGGGTTCCAGCTTAAGACTCATTGTTCTTATCACCCGCAATCAGGCGGAGCGATTGAAAGAGAGAACGCCACTTTAAAAGGTAAGTTGGCTAAATGTTGTGAAGAAACAGGACTGTCTTGGCCTAAAGCCCTCCCACTCATTCTTATGCACATGAGAATGAGGAAACGTACCCGGACGAATCTTAGCCCATTTGAGATTCTGTTTGGCAGACCTCCCTACACTGGTCTGGATCCTCCAGGACTCTCCGTGTCTACCACATACTGTGAAAGTAACATGCTTGCTTATTGTCAAAATCTGTCCAAAGTTCTCTCACAGGTGCAGAGTGTGGTGAAGGAGGCCCTGCCACGCCCAGCATCAGATCTGCTTCACTCCTTGGTTCCGGGAGACTGGATCTTGGTCCGAGAGACGAGGAGAAAGCACTGGCGGTCTAAAAGGTGGCTGGGTCccttccaggtcctgttggtcacTCATACAGCCGTGAAGGTCGCTGAAAGATCCACGTGGATTCACGCATCCCATTGTAGGAGGTTTCAAGGTACACCAACCCCAGctccagctgacctctcaaccacagggcagaataatccctga